From bacterium:
GTTTAGCGAGGGGTCGGACCCGTGGGCCGGCAGCCAGACTGTGACCGAAGCCGGCGGCACCGCCGGGGCGACGTTGAACCACGCGCGCGGCGCGAGCGCCTCGCCGTAAGGGAAACTCAGTGGTGCGCCGGGGCCCGGCCGAACGGCCGGGCCCCGGCGTGTGCCACTCGTTCGCCTAGGCGTTTGACAGTCACATTTCCGGGCTCTTCTGGGCACCTTAAAGGGCGACGGAGAGGGCAACAGAACCTGATCTCGACTGCGCCCGGGGGTGTAAAAGACGTGTTCAGGCGTAACGGTGCCAAGCGCTTCAATGACGAGCGGGGCTTTACGCTCATCGAGTTGATGATCGTCATCCTGGTGATCCTCGTCCTCGCCGCCATTCTGATGCCGCAATTCGGGCTGGCGCGCGAGCGGGCCCGAAAGGCCACGTGCGTCAGCAACCAGCGCAACCTCGAGACCGCCGTGGCCCTGTGGGAAACGGACAATCCGGGACCGACGCTCGGGCAGGGTGAAATGAGCGCGACGTCGGTGCCGACCGCGGCCACGCTCTCGACCACCCCGGTGTATACGCCGGTGAGCTCGTACAAGGAGCCGGATGACACGGGCGTCACGCAGACGAACGGCGCCGACTACTTCCTCTCGGCCGGCGGGACCACGCCGAACAGCATGGCGCCGTCGTACGGGCACGTGATCTGCATCTTCGCCTTCGCTCCCGGCACCAACCCCGATCCGTGGGGCGGCGTCGGCCCGGCGGCCGAGCAGGGTACCGCCGGAGCGGGCCTCAACCACGCGCGTGGGGCGTCCGCGTCGCCGTAGGGACTCCCACGGGTGAGCGGCATCCGGGTTGAGACCGGCGCGCTTCCGGCGATGCTCGCGGTGGGCACGGCCGCCGTGGTGCTGCCGTTCCTCGTTGTGCCCGCTTGGTACGACGCCTACTACTGGCCGAAGGTCTGCCTGCTCTATGCCGCCGTCGCGGCCGGCGCGCTGTCGTTGCTGCGGACGAACGGCGGAGCGTGGCTGCGCGATCTCGGCGCGCCGATCGGCGCCGCGCTTGGGGCGTGGCTCGGCGCGCTGACTCTGGCCACGGCACTGTCGGTCAACCCGCTGCTCAGCTTCGTCGGCGACGATTACCGGTACGAGGGGCTGCTCACGTGGCTCGCGTACGGCGCGCTCGCCGCGGTCTCGGCCAGCACACTGCGGAACCCGCGCCGCCTCCGCGCGATCCTTGGACTGA
This genomic window contains:
- a CDS encoding type II secretion system protein, which codes for MFRRNGAKRFNDERGFTLIELMIVILVILVLAAILMPQFGLARERARKATCVSNQRNLETAVALWETDNPGPTLGQGEMSATSVPTAATLSTTPVYTPVSSYKEPDDTGVTQTNGADYFLSAGGTTPNSMAPSYGHVICIFAFAPGTNPDPWGGVGPAAEQGTAGAGLNHARGASASP